In a single window of the Spodoptera frugiperda isolate SF20-4 chromosome 19, AGI-APGP_CSIRO_Sfru_2.0, whole genome shotgun sequence genome:
- the LOC118281177 gene encoding uncharacterized transmembrane protein DDB_G0289901-like isoform X12, which translates to MGGVKIILFIGLLSILSANAGKPKKYDNKRIHIQADNSAYTQSGVAMEAAVTDEDGTKGQRYQRDHGNYQYTNKEVTIDPKYIEKRSNDYESTNDNENIGEYSTSADGKHSKSADVYRGKYNSKGKNKYSFVGDDGTEIENEDFNEDESESETKTTTATDTVPVKKPHPAFDTQHTHLMPMQVQVPDGTEKSKWKIVSEKFIENGQPCIIMKMIAMDPDDEETRTTSTTSTNYKSRHSSNSISTYKSGNHPTDQPADGVNGNGPIVIPINNSGASQITIIGGRTSTNFGSGTTTTSATNSPGRNSYVTASNYNNGGTSSGHVITIEEPNQPRDDAAIGRKGSPSSNDANDTGSPGPGQSDAAIERKGGSPSSNDSNDTGSPGPVQSDAPKDGTSTDAGEKGKRRKIKDDKGGSSMVAGDSNGSGANSGPRGSGAASGGNAVAGGTTTGNGGGSSSVAGASTDSAANSGPGGSGAASGGNAVAGGTTTGNGGGSSSVAGASTDSAANSGPGGSGAASGGNAVAGSTTTGNGGGSTSVAGVSTDSAANSGPGGSGAASGGNAVAGGTTTGNGGSSTSVAGASTDSAAHSGPRGSGAASGGNAVSGGTTTGNGGGSTSVAGVSTDSAANSGPKGSGAASGGNAVAGSTTTGNGGGSTSVAGASTDSAANSGPGGSGAASGGNAVAGSTTTGNGGGSTSVAGASTNSAANSGPGGSGASSGGSVVVGSIVIPVPPTKVKGKKHKRKTVKVGGGNPITVASASSTAASHIGPKGMGAVSAGSVVVGSISTLPVVTIVKGKKGKREVIHVDKGSSTTVGSSSSTSAVHTGPKGSRDDIHDETNFSGDGNTDDENSSLEGDNSSQGDGYTTHECNEPDEDTDDGNSGSEDGGNSSEDGNIGSGDGGTTHECNEPDEDTDEGNTGSGDGGTTHECNEPDEDTDDGNSGSGDGGTTHECNEPDEDTDDGNSGSGDGGTTHECNEPDEDTDDGNSGSGDGGNSSEDGNIGSGDGGTTHECNEPDEDTDDGNSGSGDGGTTHECNEPDEDTDEGNTGSGDGYTTHECNEPDEDTDDGNSGSGDGGNSSEDENTGSGDGGTTHECNEPDEDTDDGNSGSGDGGNSSEDGNIGSGDGDTTHECNEPDEDTDDGNSGSGDGGNSSEDGNIGSGDGGTTHECNEPDEDTDDGNSGSGDGGTTHECNEPDEDTDEGNTGSGDGYTTHECNEPDEDTDDGNSGSGDGGTTHECNEPDEDTDDGNSGSGDGGNSSEDGNIGSGDGGTTHECNEPDEDTDDGNSGSGDGGTTHECNEPDEDTDDGNSGSGDGGNSSEDGNIGSGDGGTTHECNEPDEDTDDGNSGSGDGGTTHECNEPDEDTDDGNSGSGDGGTTHECNEPDEDTDDGNSGSGDGGTTHECNEPDEDTDDGNSGSGDGGTTHECNEPDEDTDDGNSGSGDGGTTHECNEPDEDTDEGSSGSGDNNTTDESKETGTKPGHKKHHRHHRRHKDSAEYDVGKGWDDSTDGSPDHHHHHHRRHVIVSPWKCKGKICFCFRRFKYVPKFLRDLVL; encoded by the exons ATGGGAGGTGTCAAGATTATTCTGTTCATCGGCTTACTCAGT atctTGAGTGCAAACGCCGGAAAAC caaaaaaatatgacaacaaACGCATCCATATACAAGCCGACAACAGCGCTTACACACAAAGCGGGGTAGCTATGGAAGCAGCTGTTACTGATGAAGACGGCACAAAGGGACAAAGATACCAACGAGACCACGGCAACTACCAATACACGAACAAAGAAGTGACTATCGACCCAAAATATATCGAAAAGAGATCAAACGACTACGAATCCACAAACGACAATGAAAATATTGGAGAATACAGCACCAGTGCTGATGGTAAACATAGTAAATCTGCTGATGTATACAGAGGGAAATATAATAGTAAAGGGAAGAATAAGTATAGCTTTGTTGGAGATGATGGGACAGAGATAGAAAACGAAGATTTTAATGAAGATGAATCGGAATCCGAGACTAAAACTACGACGGCTACTGACACGGTTCCTGTTAAAAAACCTCACCCTGCTTTCGATA CGCAACACACCCATCTCATGCCAATGCAGGTTCAAGTACCCG ATGGTACAGAGAAATCGAAATGGAAGATTGTATCAgaaaaattcatagaaaacggCCAACCTTGCATTATAATGAAAATGATTGCGATGG atcCTGATGATGAAGAAACTAGGACGACATCTACAACATCTACCAATTACAAATCACGTCATTCTTCTAACAGTATTTCGACATACA AAAGTGGCAACCATCCGACGGATCAGCCCGCTGACGGTGTCAATGGAAATGGACCTATTGTTATTCCGATAAATAACTCAG GTGCAtcacaaataacaataataggCGGCAGAACATCAACAAACTTTGGTTCCGGTACTACAACGACATCAGCTACCAATAGCCCTGGTAGAAACAGCTATGTAACAGCCAGCAATTACAACAACGGGGGGACTTCCTCAGGACACGTCATCACTATAGAAGAACCCAATCAACCACGTGAT GATGCTGCTATAGGAAGGAAAGGAAGCCCAAGTTCCAATGATGCAAATGATACAGGAAGTCCAGGACCTGGACAATCAGATGCTGCTATAGAAAGGAAAGGAGGAAGCCCAAGTTCCAATGATTCAAATGATACAGGAAGTCCAGGACCTGTACAATCAGATGCTCCAAAAGATGGTACTTCTACAGATGCTGGTGAAAAAGGCAAAAGAAGGAAGATAAAAGATGATAAAGGCGGTTCAAGCATGGTTGCTGGAGATAGCAACGGTAGCGGAGCTAATTCGGGTCCTAGAGGTTCAGGAGCTGCGTCCGGCGGCAATGCGGTCGCAGGTGGTACTACCACTGGAAACGGAGGAGGCTCCAGTTCTGTTGCTGGAGCTAGCACAGACAGTGCAGCTAATTCGGGTCCTGGAGGTTCTGGTGCTGCGTCCGGCGGCAATGCGGTCGCAGGTGGTACCACCACTGGAAACGGAGGAGGCTCCAGTTCTGTTGCTGGAGCTAGCACAGACAGTGCAGCTAATTCGGGTCCTGGAGGTTCAGGAGCTGCGTCCGGCGGCAATGCGGTCGCAGGCAGTACTACCACTGGAAACGGAGGAGGCTCCACTTCTGTTGCCGGAGTTAGCACAGACAGTGCAGCTAATTCGGGTCCTGGAGGTTCAGGAGCTGCGTCCGGCGGCAATGCAGTTGCAGGTGGTACCACCACTGGAAACGGAGGAAGCTCCACTTCAGTTGCTGGAGCTAGCACAGACAGTGCAGCTCATTCGGGTCCTAGAGGTTCAGGAGCTGCGTCCGGCGGCAATGCGGTCTCAGGTGGTACTACCACTGGAAACGGAGGAGGCTCCACTTCTGTTGCTGGAGTTAGCACAGACAGTGCAGCTAATTCGGGTCCTAAAGGTTCTGGTGCTGCGTCCGGCGGCAATGCGGTCGCAGGCAGTACTACCACTGGAAACGGAGGAGGCTCCACTTCTGTTGCCGGAGCTAGCACAGACAGTGCAGCTAATTCGGGTCCTGGAGGTTCAGGAGCTGCGTCCGGCGGCAATGCGGTCGCAGGCAGTACTACCACTGGCAACGGAGGAGGCTCCACTTCTGTTGCTGGGGCTAGCACAAACAGTGCAGCTAATTCGGGTCCTGGAGGTTCAGGAGCATCCTCAGGAGGCAGTGTCGTTGTGGGTAGCATAGTTATCCCGGTTCCACCAACTAAAGTCAAAGGCAAAAAACACAAACGCAAGACAGTAAAAGTCGGCGGAGGTAACCCTATCACTGTTGCTTCTGCAAGTTCAACTGCCGCATCGCATATTGGACCTAAAGGAATGGGCGCTGTTTCAGCTGGTAGTGTCGTTGTGGGCAGTATATCTACATTACCAGTCGTAACTATAGTGAAAGGTAAAAAGGGCAAGCGTGAAGTTATCCATGTCGATAAAGGAAGCTCAACAACTGTCGGTTCATCCAGTTCCACTTCTGCAGTTCACACTGGACCGAAAGGATCCAGGGATGACATTCATGATGAAACTAACTTTTCTGGAGATGGTAACACCGATGATGAAAATTCCAGTCTGGAAGGTGATAATTCCAGTCAGGGAGATGGATATACCACTCACGAATGCAACGAACCAGATGAGGACACCGATGACGGAAATAGCGGCTCCGAAGATGGAGGTAACAGCTCTGAAGATGGAAATATCGGCTCCGGAGATGGAGGTACCACTCACGAATGCAACGAACCAGATGAGGACACCGATGAGGGAAATACCGGCTCCGGAGATGGAGGTACCACTCACGAATGCAACGAACCAGATGAGGACACCGATGATGGAAATAGCGGCTCCGGTGATGGAGGTACCACTCACGAATGCAACGAACCAGATGAGGACACCGATGATGGAAATAGCGGCTCCGGTGATGGAGGTACCACTCACGAATGCAACGAACCAGATGAGGACACCGATGACGGAAATAGCGGCTCCGGTGATGGAGGTAACAGCTCTGAAGATGGAAATATCGGCTCCGGAGATGGAGGTACCACTCACGAATGCAACGAACCAGATGAGGACACCGATGATGGAAATAGCGGCTCCGGTGATGGAGGTACCACTCACGAATGCAACGAACCAGATGAGGACACCGATGAGGGAAATACCGGCTCCGGAGATGGATATACCACTCACGAATGCAACGAACCAGATGAGGACACCGATGATGGAAATAGCGGCTCCGGTGATGGAGGTAACAGCTCTGAAGATGAAAATACCGGCTCCGGAGATGGAGGTACCACTCACGAATGCAACGAACCAGATGAGGACACCGATGATGGAAATAGCGGCTCCGGTGATGGAGGTAACAGCTCTGAAGATGGAAATATCGGCTCCGGAGATGGAGATACCACTCACGAATGCAACGAACCAGATGAGGACACCGATGATGGAAATAGCGGCTCCGGTGATGGAG GTAACAGCTCTGAAGATGGAAATATCGGCTCCGGAGATGGAGGTACCACTCACGAATGCAACGAACCAGATGAGGACACCGATGATGGAAATAGCGGCTCCGGTGATGGAGGTACCACTCACGAATGCAACGAACCAGATGAGGACACCGATGAGGGAAATACCGGCTCCGGAGATGGATATACCACTCACGAATGCAACGAACCAGATGAGGACACCGATGATGGAAATAGCGGCTCCGGTGATGGAGGTACCACTCACGAATGCAACGAACCAGATGAGGACACCGATGACGGAAATAGCGGCTCCGGTGATGGAGGTAACAGCTCTGAAGATGGAAATATCGGCTCCGGAGATGGAGGTACCACTCACGAATGCAACGAACCAGATGAGGACACCGATGATGGAAATAGCGGCTCCGGTGATGGAG GTACCACTCACGAATGCAACGAACCAGATGAGGACACCGATGACGGAAATAGCGGCTCCGGTGATGGAGGTAACAGCTCTGAAGATGGAAATATCGGCTCCGGAGATGGAGGTACCACTCACGAATGCAACGAACCAG ATGAGGACACCGATGATGGAAATAGCGGCTCCGGTGATGGAGGTACCACTCACGAATGCAACGAACCAGATGAGGACACCGATGATGGAAATAGCGGCTCCGGTGATGGAGGTACCACTCACGAATGCAACGAACCAGATGAGGACACCGATGATGGAAATAGCGGCTCCGGTGATGGAGGTACCACTCACGAATGCAACGAACCAGATGAGGACACCGATGATGGAAATAGCGGCTCCGGTGATGGAGGTACCACTCACGAATGCAACGAACCAGATGAGGACACCGATGATGGAAATAGCGGCTCCGGTGATGGAGGTACCACTCACGAATGCAACGAACCTGATGAGGACACCGATGAGGGAAGCTCCGGCTCCGGAGATAATAATACCACTGATGAAAGTAAAGAGACCGGAACAAAACCAGGACATAAGAAGCACCACAGACATCATCGCAGACATAAAGACTCCGCTGAATACGACGTCGGTAAAGGATGGGATGATTCAACGGACGGTAGCcctgatcatcatcatcatcatcataggAGACACGTTATCGTCTCACCTTGGAAATGCAAAGGAAAGATTTGCTTCTGTTTCCGAAGATTTAAATATGTGCCGAAATTTCTTCGCGATTTAGTTTTGTAA
- the LOC118281177 gene encoding uncharacterized transmembrane protein DDB_G0289901-like isoform X35: MGGVKIILFIGLLSILSANAGKPKKYDNKRIHIQADNSAYTQSGVAMEAAVTDEDGTKGQRYQRDHGNYQYTNKEVTIDPKYIEKRSNDYESTNDNENIGEYSTSADGKHSKSADVYRGKYNSKGKNKYSFVGDDGTEIENEDFNEDESESETKTTTATDTVPVKKPHPAFDTQHTHLMPMQVQVPDGTEKSKWKIVSEKFIENGQPCIIMKMIAMDPDDEETRTTSTTSTNYKSRHSSNSISTYKSGNHPTDQPADGVNGNGPIVIPINNSGASQITIIGGRTSTNFGSGTTTTSATNSPGRNSYVTASNYNNGGTSSGHVITIEEPNQPRDDAAIGRKGSPSSNDANDTGSPGPGQSDAAIERKGGSPSSNDSNDTGSPGPVQSDAPKDGTSTDAGEKGKRRKIKDDKGGSSMVAGDSNGSGANSGPRGSGAASGGNAVAGGTTTGNGGGSSSVAGASTDSAANSGPGGSGAASGGNAVAGGTTTGNGGGSSSVAGASTDSAANSGPGGSGAASGGNAVAGSTTTGNGGGSTSVAGVSTDSAANSGPGGSGAASGGNAVAGGTTTGNGGSSTSVAGASTDSAAHSGPRGSGAASGGNAVSGGTTTGNGGGSTSVAGVSTDSAANSGPKGSGAASGGNAVAGSTTTGNGGGSTSVAGASTDSAANSGPGGSGAASGGNAVAGSTTTGNGGGSTSVAGASTNSAANSGPGGSGASSGGSVVVGSIVIPVPPTKVKGKKHKRKTVKVGGGNPITVASASSTAASHIGPKGMGAVSAGSVVVGSISTLPVVTIVKGKKGKREVIHVDKGSSTTVGSSSSTSAVHTGPKGSRDDIHDETNFSGDGNTDDENSSLEGDNSSQGDGYTTHECNEPDEDTDDGNSGSEDGGNSSEDGNIGSGDGGTTHECNEPDEDTDEGNTGSGDGGTTHECNEPDEDTDDGNSGSGDGGTTHECNEPDEDTDDGNSGSGDGGTTHECNEPDEDTDDGNSGSGDGGNSSEDGNIGSGDGGTTHECNEPDEDTDDGNSGSGDGGTTHECNEPDEDTDEGNTGSGDGYTTHECNEPDEDTDDGNSGSGDGGNSSEDENTGSGDGGTTHECNEPDEDTDDGNSGSGDGGNSSEDGNIGSGDGDTTHECNEPDEDTDDGNSGSGDGGNSSEDGNIGSGDGGTTHECNEPDEDTDDGNSGSGDGGTTHECNEPDEDTDDGNSGSGDGGTTHECNEPDEDTDDGNSGSGDGGNSSEDGNIGSGDGGTTHECNEPDEDTDEGNIGSEDGGTTHECNEPDEDTDDGNSGSGDGGTTHECNEPDEDTDDGNSGSGDGGTTHECNEPDEDTDDGNSGSGDGGTTHECNEPDEDTDDGNSGSGDGGTTHECNEPDEDTDDGNSGSGDGGTTHECNEPDEDTDEGSSGSGDNNTTDESKETGTKPGHKKHHRHHRRHKDSAEYDVGKGWDDSTDGSPDHHHHHHRRHVIVSPWKCKGKICFCFRRFKYVPKFLRDLVL; this comes from the exons ATGGGAGGTGTCAAGATTATTCTGTTCATCGGCTTACTCAGT atctTGAGTGCAAACGCCGGAAAAC caaaaaaatatgacaacaaACGCATCCATATACAAGCCGACAACAGCGCTTACACACAAAGCGGGGTAGCTATGGAAGCAGCTGTTACTGATGAAGACGGCACAAAGGGACAAAGATACCAACGAGACCACGGCAACTACCAATACACGAACAAAGAAGTGACTATCGACCCAAAATATATCGAAAAGAGATCAAACGACTACGAATCCACAAACGACAATGAAAATATTGGAGAATACAGCACCAGTGCTGATGGTAAACATAGTAAATCTGCTGATGTATACAGAGGGAAATATAATAGTAAAGGGAAGAATAAGTATAGCTTTGTTGGAGATGATGGGACAGAGATAGAAAACGAAGATTTTAATGAAGATGAATCGGAATCCGAGACTAAAACTACGACGGCTACTGACACGGTTCCTGTTAAAAAACCTCACCCTGCTTTCGATA CGCAACACACCCATCTCATGCCAATGCAGGTTCAAGTACCCG ATGGTACAGAGAAATCGAAATGGAAGATTGTATCAgaaaaattcatagaaaacggCCAACCTTGCATTATAATGAAAATGATTGCGATGG atcCTGATGATGAAGAAACTAGGACGACATCTACAACATCTACCAATTACAAATCACGTCATTCTTCTAACAGTATTTCGACATACA AAAGTGGCAACCATCCGACGGATCAGCCCGCTGACGGTGTCAATGGAAATGGACCTATTGTTATTCCGATAAATAACTCAG GTGCAtcacaaataacaataataggCGGCAGAACATCAACAAACTTTGGTTCCGGTACTACAACGACATCAGCTACCAATAGCCCTGGTAGAAACAGCTATGTAACAGCCAGCAATTACAACAACGGGGGGACTTCCTCAGGACACGTCATCACTATAGAAGAACCCAATCAACCACGTGAT GATGCTGCTATAGGAAGGAAAGGAAGCCCAAGTTCCAATGATGCAAATGATACAGGAAGTCCAGGACCTGGACAATCAGATGCTGCTATAGAAAGGAAAGGAGGAAGCCCAAGTTCCAATGATTCAAATGATACAGGAAGTCCAGGACCTGTACAATCAGATGCTCCAAAAGATGGTACTTCTACAGATGCTGGTGAAAAAGGCAAAAGAAGGAAGATAAAAGATGATAAAGGCGGTTCAAGCATGGTTGCTGGAGATAGCAACGGTAGCGGAGCTAATTCGGGTCCTAGAGGTTCAGGAGCTGCGTCCGGCGGCAATGCGGTCGCAGGTGGTACTACCACTGGAAACGGAGGAGGCTCCAGTTCTGTTGCTGGAGCTAGCACAGACAGTGCAGCTAATTCGGGTCCTGGAGGTTCTGGTGCTGCGTCCGGCGGCAATGCGGTCGCAGGTGGTACCACCACTGGAAACGGAGGAGGCTCCAGTTCTGTTGCTGGAGCTAGCACAGACAGTGCAGCTAATTCGGGTCCTGGAGGTTCAGGAGCTGCGTCCGGCGGCAATGCGGTCGCAGGCAGTACTACCACTGGAAACGGAGGAGGCTCCACTTCTGTTGCCGGAGTTAGCACAGACAGTGCAGCTAATTCGGGTCCTGGAGGTTCAGGAGCTGCGTCCGGCGGCAATGCAGTTGCAGGTGGTACCACCACTGGAAACGGAGGAAGCTCCACTTCAGTTGCTGGAGCTAGCACAGACAGTGCAGCTCATTCGGGTCCTAGAGGTTCAGGAGCTGCGTCCGGCGGCAATGCGGTCTCAGGTGGTACTACCACTGGAAACGGAGGAGGCTCCACTTCTGTTGCTGGAGTTAGCACAGACAGTGCAGCTAATTCGGGTCCTAAAGGTTCTGGTGCTGCGTCCGGCGGCAATGCGGTCGCAGGCAGTACTACCACTGGAAACGGAGGAGGCTCCACTTCTGTTGCCGGAGCTAGCACAGACAGTGCAGCTAATTCGGGTCCTGGAGGTTCAGGAGCTGCGTCCGGCGGCAATGCGGTCGCAGGCAGTACTACCACTGGCAACGGAGGAGGCTCCACTTCTGTTGCTGGGGCTAGCACAAACAGTGCAGCTAATTCGGGTCCTGGAGGTTCAGGAGCATCCTCAGGAGGCAGTGTCGTTGTGGGTAGCATAGTTATCCCGGTTCCACCAACTAAAGTCAAAGGCAAAAAACACAAACGCAAGACAGTAAAAGTCGGCGGAGGTAACCCTATCACTGTTGCTTCTGCAAGTTCAACTGCCGCATCGCATATTGGACCTAAAGGAATGGGCGCTGTTTCAGCTGGTAGTGTCGTTGTGGGCAGTATATCTACATTACCAGTCGTAACTATAGTGAAAGGTAAAAAGGGCAAGCGTGAAGTTATCCATGTCGATAAAGGAAGCTCAACAACTGTCGGTTCATCCAGTTCCACTTCTGCAGTTCACACTGGACCGAAAGGATCCAGGGATGACATTCATGATGAAACTAACTTTTCTGGAGATGGTAACACCGATGATGAAAATTCCAGTCTGGAAGGTGATAATTCCAGTCAGGGAGATGGATATACCACTCACGAATGCAACGAACCAGATGAGGACACCGATGACGGAAATAGCGGCTCCGAAGATGGAGGTAACAGCTCTGAAGATGGAAATATCGGCTCCGGAGATGGAGGTACCACTCACGAATGCAACGAACCAGATGAGGACACCGATGAGGGAAATACCGGCTCCGGAGATGGAGGTACCACTCACGAATGCAACGAACCAGATGAGGACACCGATGATGGAAATAGCGGCTCCGGTGATGGAGGTACCACTCACGAATGCAACGAACCAGATGAGGACACCGATGATGGAAATAGCGGCTCCGGTGATGGAGGTACCACTCACGAATGCAACGAACCAGATGAGGACACCGATGACGGAAATAGCGGCTCCGGTGATGGAGGTAACAGCTCTGAAGATGGAAATATCGGCTCCGGAGATGGAGGTACCACTCACGAATGCAACGAACCAGATGAGGACACCGATGATGGAAATAGCGGCTCCGGTGATGGAGGTACCACTCACGAATGCAACGAACCAGATGAGGACACCGATGAGGGAAATACCGGCTCCGGAGATGGATATACCACTCACGAATGCAACGAACCAGATGAGGACACCGATGATGGAAATAGCGGCTCCGGTGATGGAGGTAACAGCTCTGAAGATGAAAATACCGGCTCCGGAGATGGAGGTACCACTCACGAATGCAACGAACCAGATGAGGACACCGATGATGGAAATAGCGGCTCCGGTGATGGAGGTAACAGCTCTGAAGATGGAAATATCGGCTCCGGAGATGGAGATACCACTCACGAATGCAACGAACCAGATGAGGACACCGATGATGGAAATAGCGGCTCCGGTGATGGAG GTAACAGCTCTGAAGATGGAAATATCGGCTCCGGAGATGGAGGTACCACTCACGAATGCAACGAACCAGATGAGGACACCGATGATGGAAATAGCGGCTCCGGTGATGGAG GTACCACTCACGAATGCAACGAACCAGATGAGGACACCGATGATGGAAATAGCGGCTCCGGTGATGGAG GTACCACTCACGAATGCAACGAACCAGATGAGGACACCGATGACGGAAATAGCGGCTCCGGTGATGGAGGTAACAGCTCTGAAGATGGAAATATCGGCTCCGGAGATGGAG GTACCACTCACGAATGTAACGAACCAGATGAGGACACCGATGAGGGAAATATCGGCTCCGAAGATGGAGGTACCACTCACGAATGTAACGAACCAGATGAGGACACCGATGATGGAAATAGCGGCTCCGGTGATGGAGGTACCACTCACGAATGCAACGAACCAGATGAGGACACCGATGATGGAAATAGCGGCTCCGGTGATGGAGGTACCACTCACGAATGCAACGAACCAGATGAGGACACCGATGATGGAAATAGCGGCTCCGGTGATGGAGGTACCACTCACGAATGCAACGAACCAGATGAGGACACCGATGATGGAAATAGCGGCTCCGGTGATGGAGGTACCACTCACGAATGCAACGAACCAGATGAGGACACCGATGATGGAAATAGCGGCTCCGGTGATGGAGGTACCACTCACGAATGCAACGAACCTGATGAGGACACCGATGAGGGAAGCTCCGGCTCCGGAGATAATAATACCACTGATGAAAGTAAAGAGACCGGAACAAAACCAGGACATAAGAAGCACCACAGACATCATCGCAGACATAAAGACTCCGCTGAATACGACGTCGGTAAAGGATGGGATGATTCAACGGACGGTAGCcctgatcatcatcatcatcatcataggAGACACGTTATCGTCTCACCTTGGAAATGCAAAGGAAAGATTTGCTTCTGTTTCCGAAGATTTAAATATGTGCCGAAATTTCTTCGCGATTTAGTTTTGTAA